In Balearica regulorum gibbericeps isolate bBalReg1 chromosome 14, bBalReg1.pri, whole genome shotgun sequence, one genomic interval encodes:
- the CDC23 gene encoding cell division cycle protein 23 homolog: protein MAAAGVAAGLGSSDFSDLREIKKQLLSVAERSRERGLQHSGKWASELAFALDPLPLSELPPPPALTEEDARDLDAYTLAKSYFDLKEYERAAYFLRGCKSQKAYFLYMYSRYLSGEKKKDDETVDSLGPLEKGQVKNEALRELRVELSKKHKARELDGFGLYLYGVVLRKLDLVKEAIDVFVEAAHVLPLHWGAWLELCNLITDKEMLKFLSLPDTWMKEFFLAHIYTELQLIEEALQKYQCLIDAGFSKSTYIISQIAVAYHNIRDIDKALSIFNELRKQDPYRIENMDTFSNLLYVRSMKPELSYLAHNLCEIDKYRVETCCVIGNYYSLRSQHEKAALYFQRALKLNPRYLGAWTLMGHEYMEMKNTSAAIQAYRHAIEVNKRDYRAWYGLGQTYEILKMPFYCLYYYRRAHQLRPNDSRMLVALGECYEKLNQLVEAKKCYWRAYAVGDVEKMALVKLAKLHEQLNESEQAAQCYIKYIQDIYSCGEIVEHLEVSTAFRYLAQYYFKCKLWDEASACAQKCCAFNDTREEGKALLRQILQLRNQGETSSTDIAAPFFLPASLSANNTPTRRVSPLNLSSVTP, encoded by the exons ATGGCGGCCGCGGGGgtggcggcggggctggggagcagcgaCTTCTCGGACCTGCGGGAGATCaagaagcagctgctgagcGTGGCGGAGCGGAGCCGCGAGCGCGGTCTGCAGCACAGCGGGAAGTG GGCCTCCGAGCTGGCCTTTGCCTTGGACCCGCTGCCGCTGAGTGAGCTGCCGCCGCCCCCTGCGCTCACGGAG GAGGATGCTCGTGATCTGGATGCCTACACGTTAGCCAAGTCTTACTTTGATCTAAAGGAATATGAAAGGGCTGCCTATTTTCTACGGGGCTGCAAGAGTCAGAAAGCTTACTTCTTGTATATGTACTCTCGATACCTG tcaggggaaaagaagaaggatGATGAGACAGTGGATAGTTTGG GACCTCTGGAAAAAGGACAGGTGAAAAATGAAGCTCTAAGAGAATTGAGAGTTGAGCTCAGCAAGAAACACAAGGCACGGGAACTGGATGGATTTGGCCTTTATTT ATATGGTGTCGTGCTGCGGAAGCTGGACCTGGTGAAAGAAGCAATAGATGTATTTGTTGAAGCTGCCCATGTCTTACCTTTGCATTGGGGAGCCTGGCTGGAACTTTGCAACTTGATTACAGATAAGGAGATG TTGAAGTTCCTGTCCTTGCCAGATACATGGATGAAAGAGTTCTTTCTTGCACACATTTACACAGAGCTGCAGTTGATAGAGGAGGCTCTGCAGAAGTATCAGTGTCTCATTGATGCAGGATTTTCCAAAAGCACTTACATCATCTCTCAGATTGCAGTTGCCTACCACAATATCCGAG ATATTGACAAAGCTTTATCCATCTTTAACGAGCTAAGGAAACAAGATCCTTACAGGATAGAAAACATGGACACTTTCTCCAACTTGCTATACGTAAGG AGCATGAAGCCTGAGTTGAGCTACCTGGCTCACAATCTCTGTGAGATAGACAAGTATCGTGTTGAGACCTGCTGTGTAATTG GGAATTATTATAGCTTGCGTTCCCAGCATGAAAAAGCGGCGCTCTATTTCCAGAGGGCCTTGAAACTGAATCCTCGTTACCTGGGAGCCTGGACACTCATGGGACATGAGTATATGGAAATGAAGAATACATCTGCAGCTATCCAGGCTTATAG ACATGCAATAGAGGTGAACAAAAGGGACTACAGAGCATGGTATGGCTTGGGGCAAACCTATGAAATcctcaaaatgcctttttactGCCTCTATTACTATCGACGGGCCCACCAGCTCAG ACCAAATGATTCTCGTATGCTGGTTGCTCTAGGAGAATGCTATGAGAAGCTCAATCAGTTGGTGGAAGCTAAAAAG TGCTATTGGAGAGCTTATGCTGTGGGAGATGTGGAGAAAATGGCACTGGTGAAACTAGCAAA gCTGCACGAACAGCTGAATGAATCTGAACAGGCAGCTCAGTGCTATATCAAATACATCCAGGATATCTATTCCTGTGGG GAGATAGTGGAGCACCTGGAGGTCAGCACTGCCTTCCGTTACCTAGCCCAGTACTACTTCAAGTGTAAGCTCTGGGATGAAGCCTCAGCGTGTGCTCAGAAATGCTGTGCATTCAATGAT actagagaagaaggaaaggccCTGCTGCGGCAGATCTTACAGCTTCGCAACCAAGGAGAAACATCATCCACAGATATTGCCgctcccttttttctccctgcatcaTTGTCTGCCAACAACACTCCCACGCGTCGTGTCTCCCCGCTCAATCTGTCTTCTGTAACACCATGA